In Ostrea edulis chromosome 10, xbOstEdul1.1, whole genome shotgun sequence, one genomic interval encodes:
- the LOC125665318 gene encoding E3 SUMO-protein ligase ZBED1-like gives MSFAVCKVCRKTYANKGNTTNFKNHIDSEHGGSLPKNMPTKQHQPSIDTFVNSNTQKGKLNVDRQHKIDDSLNKLIVGKVIPISIVENVYFRDFVALLEPRYKIPSRFTVISRLEKKKEEIEAKLNNDLESVKDISITHDGWTSLNTESYFTTTIHYIDRSWELQSAVLGTVKMELSHTSENIANSLQKTQLQWKLPQPIATSDNAANEVKAYEILGWSRFGCYGHRINLIVKHSLLVKEVDRILGKSRKLVTFFHKSSSVTEMLLSKQKLLLNQEQVGHKLIIDVATRWNSTLYMLQRLVEQTPVLMALANDPDLSKTASNTLKNCVFSFQELSIVEKLVELLSPFEKATTILCADKYPTMHKVLPVITKLLRIVELNDEDLPFIKHIKQQMQLEMDKRAVSEDISVIACMMNPFMKDLNFASNAQALVSLNAD, from the exons ATGTCGTTTGCTGTATGCAAAGTGTGCAGGAAGACTTACGCCAACAAAG GTAATACTACAAACTTCAAAAATCACATTGATAGCGAACATGGTGGTAGTTTGCCCAAAAATATGCCAACCAAGCAACATCAGCCATCCATTGACACATTTGTGAATTCGAATACACAGAAGGGAAAACTGAATGTTGACAGACAACATAAAATTGATGATTCCCTCAACAAACTTATAGTTGGGAAGGTCATACCAATTAGCATCGTAGAGAATGTGTACTTTAGAGACTTTGTTGCCCTTCTGGAACCGAGGTACAAAATACCATCAAGATTTACAGTAATATCTAGATTAGAAAAAAAGAAGGAAGAAATTGAAGCaaaattaaataatgatttagaATCGGTCAAAGACATTTCCATCACACATGATGGATGGACTTCATTGAACACGGAGTCGTATTTTACCACAACAATACACTACATCGACAGGTCATGGGAACTGCAGAGTGCTGTGTTAGGTACTGTGAAAATGGAATTAAGTCATACTTCAGAAAACATAGCAAACAGTCTGCAAAAAACACAACTACAATGGAAACTTCCACAGCCAATTGCTACAAGTGACAATGCAGCAAATGAAGTAAAAGCATATGAAATTCTAGGCTGGAGCAGGTTCGGATGTTATGGGCACCGTATTAACTTAATTGTGAAGCACTCGCTCTTGGTGAAGGAAGTTGATAGAATCTTGGGGAAGTCGCGCAAGTTGGTAACCTTTTTTCACAAATCAAGCAGTGTCACAGAAATGCTTCTTTCAAAGCAGAAACTATTACTGAATCAGGAGCAAGTTGGGCATAAACTCATTATTGATGTCGCAACTCGATGGAATTCTACTTTGTATATGCTCCAACGTCTTGTGGAACAGACACCAGTTCTTATGGCACTTGCAAATGATCCAGATCTCTCAAAAACAGCATCCAACACGTTGAAGAATTGTGTGTTCAGTTTTCAAGAACTAAGCATTGTTGAAAAACTTGTTGAACTTCTTTCACCATTTGAGAAAGCCACAACTATTCTGTGTGCTGACAAGTACCCAACCATGCATAAAGTACTGCCAGTTATAACCAAATTGTTACGGATCGTAGAGTTAAATGATGAAGACCTGCCAttcataaaacatataaaacagcAAATGCAACTGGAAATGGACAAGAGGGCTGTTTCAGAGGACATTTCAGTTATAGCATGCATGATGAATCCATTCATGAAAGATTTGAATTTTGCATCAAacgcacaggcacttgtttct TTGAATGCTGACTAG